A part of Papaver somniferum cultivar HN1 unplaced genomic scaffold, ASM357369v1 unplaced-scaffold_118, whole genome shotgun sequence genomic DNA contains:
- the LOC113330322 gene encoding homeobox-leucine zipper protein ATHB-6-like — protein sequence MKRLGSSDSLGGMISISPSTDEKNSNNNSVVYSKGFQSMMVGLEEEDCLEETGGYNIAEKKRRLSADQVRALEKNFEVENKLEPETKVKLAHELNLQPRQVAVWFQNRRARWKTKQLERDYGFLKANYDDLRLKFLELQQSKELLLLELHELKSKIKEDNTESNGSVKDEMLISEGENCKVYVNHDEERANYENNGRGILMLGDVKDGSYDSSDTSAILNEDINNNNNYYSPAMPISSSPTSAVCLQFSASKTTSDHSIQNQSHLQQTSVKMEDFGGEEPCDFFSDEQAPSLQWYCHEPWN from the exons ATGAAGAGATTGGGTAGTTCTGATTCTTTGGGTGGTATGATCTCCATATCTCCTTCTACAG ATGAGaagaacagcaacaacaacagcgtTGTTTATAGTAAAGGGTTTCAGTCAATGATGGTAGgactagaagaagaagattgtttaGAAGAGACAGGTGGTTATAATATAgctgagaagaaaagaagattaaGTGCAGATCAAGTGAGAGCTTTAGAGAAGAATTTTGAAGTGGAAAATAAATTAGAACCAGAAACAAAAGTTAAGCTAGCTCATGAGCTAAATCTTCAACCTAGGCAAGTAGCTGTTTGGTTTCAAAATAGAAGGGCTAGATGGAAGACTAAACAATTGGAGAGAGATTATGGGTTTCTTAAAGCTAACTATGATGACTTGAGACTCAAATTTCTTGAACTTCAGCAAAGTAAAGAATTATTACTTTTAGAG TTACACGAGTTGAAATCAAAGATTAAGGAAGATAATACAGAGAGTAACGGATCAGTGAAAGATGAGATGCTGATATCTGAAGGAGAAAATTGCAAGGTTTATGTGAATCATGATGAAGAGCGAGCTAATTATGAGAACAATGGCAGGGGTATTTTAATGTTAGGGGATGTTAAAGATGGATCATATGATAGTAGTGATACAAGTGCAATTTTGAATGAAGATATCAATAACAATAACAATTATTATAGTCCAGCAATGCCAATTTCTTCATCTCCTACTTCAGCTGTTTGCTTACAGTTTTCAGCCTCTAAGACGACTTCAGATCATTCTATTCAGAATCAGAGTCATCTGCAACAAACATCtgtgaagatggaagattttgGTGGTGAAGAACCTTGCGATTTCTTTTCTGATGAACAGGCTCCCAGTCTTCAGTGGTATTGTCATGAACCATGGAATTAA